The nucleotide sequence CTTCAGCCCCAGTTTCACCAGCGCCACCAGCAGTGTCAGTTTCGTCTTCGCCACCAGCAATATCACTTTCAGCTGCAGCACCTTCAGTCTCTAAAGCGCCTCCAGCAGAAGCACCTCCAGAAGTGGCAGCACCAGCGGCAGAAGCACCTCCTGAGGTAGCAGCACCGGCAACGGAAGCACCACCTGAGGTAGCAGCACCGGCAGCTGAGGCAGCGCCTGAAGTTGCAGCATCAGCGACAGATGCAGCGCCTGAAGCAACATCAGCAGCTAAAACATTTTTCTGCTGAACAATATTATTTTGTGCAGCAACAGCCAATGGAACGAATGGAAGTATAACGGAGTATTTCATTATTGCGATTATTACGTGTGTATTAGTATTTGGTAAGTCGTAGAAGTtttatgttgatgaagaaacaTTTTCGAGTCTAACAAAGGACAGATTGAACCCTTTATATAATATGATTGCTTGAAGGCTGTGACCTCGGAATCCAAACACGAAATCAGGGTTGAAAACTATAGATCTATTGTTCTCGAGAGTGAACATTTGCTTGTTGGCTTGGTAAACGTCATAATTGCTACAGTATTGGCATTTGGCTGTGGAGACGGAAAATGGCAGGAATTTTGTGTCTTTGTGTACAATTATTCTGTCTAGTCTGTATTGTTTATGAAAGGGGTACACACTAATTTATGACGCAAACAATCGAAAACAATAGATCAATTTCACCAGTTAGGAGTGTGTATAGTGGCTGTGAGCCTTGGTAGATCTTACACTTTCTCACTAAccttttgttcttttgtcAAACACACGAAATCTAAAAGCCTCTTTGTTAAATGCgttttttgtttacctTTTGACCATGTTGGGTAAATTATGCTGGTTGATTACAATAGATGCATTTACCACATAGCCTACAATTCAGGTACTCACGAATGAAACTTGATGCTTATCGACGCGCTCTCCAATATTTTCCCTACTCAGTCACCTCTTTGTGGTTTTCTGCACCCGTTGACGAGAAAATTTGCCAAGTTGGTACCtgaaagaaacaattttttgcaacacgAGTTGTGAATCTAGAGCCAATTAGTGGaggtcaacaacaaataataAATACCAAATATGACACGACTGTGATACACTTTCCTCAACGAATGCAAAGTTTCCTGTATATGAAGCCCGTAGTGTATATTGTCTTCTTTTACAGTCACACTACCTTCAGCAACCTTTTAAAATTTGGTTGCATCAATATGCAGTACATGCATGAATAGCAGCTGTGACGTAAACAAAAACTCtcttgttgcaatttctAAATTTACCTTTCCACATGAAAAGTGTCTGTACGTAACATTGGAGGCGGTATACTCGGATTTCCTTAAAGTTAGTTTTAACACAAGatattttgatgaattttggAAGTTTTAATAGATATTGTTATTGTATGGCGAAATTCTTATACCAAGGTCAATGTCGTGTCTCATTTTGTTCACTTTATGCGACACTAACGATGTAGCGCGAAAAGAATCATCTAGAAAATGCGCTGGATCTATGTCTTGCTGCAACCACACAATACCCAATTGCCATACATAACCTTTTTCAAGACAATCAACTCAAGGTATGAAGGAATCATTTACAAGGAATGAACAGTAAGAAGCATGCTCTTGAATATGATAGTGATAATGATAGCGACATTGAAGGAATCGCAGACAGGACCGGAAAACGTATAAAATTGGATACCCTATTTgaggatttgaaattggacGACGATAAGAGGGATAATGGCATTGGTAAAGAAAAGGAATACGTTGTCCCCAATGTTAAAATGCCCTTTGGAGGAGGGATATTCAAGACAAAGCCTGCTCCTCGAAGCTATACCTCATCACAACTTGATTCCTATATAAATGAAAGAATTGTCAatcatttccaaaatatcatCACCTCTGGCTTGAAAATTATACCGTGGTATAACTATCAATTCCTTGTTTTGTATCGCTTGCAGAGGTGGTTTGTCAAGCTATTCAATCGATTCataaaaaaatacaatatGAAAAACAACTCATCTATTAAAGCGTTTAAAAGCCATGAACAGATTCTACGACTAGCTCGGGATGGGCTCTTATCTTGGACTGACTTAGGCAACATAATAAATGAGGAGAATAAGTTAGAGATCAAACGactattgttgaaaaacGAAAAACGGCAGGCAAAGAGAAAtgataaaaaaattgaggaAGAGACTGAGGCTTACAGGGATCTAGGATACAACTACTGGGACAATTTAAAGTTTGATGGAGACTTGGATATGCTCGACGCCGATGAGATGGACCAGCCTagatttgaacaagtaCCCGAAGAGAGCGACGTAACCATGTATGAAGGCGATGCAAACTCAAATGGGATAGAAGCGAACTATGGATCATACTATCATAAGGAATGATGGACGAAGTGGGACGTGACTGCGCTGTTCATTAATGGAAAGATTGTActttgttttattgttgatggaaaGTGTCAGTTATTCTGAACAGAGTGTATAGTGGACTATAGATGAAGAATTAGAGATAACGATAGATTTGTAACTACATTTGAGTTGGTATTGACATTTCTGGAATTGCAGTTTCGTAATTTGCTAACTTTTCTGGAATTGCAGTTTCGTGATTTGCtaacttttcaaatgtcGGAGGCGGACATTTgagaaaaagttttttccttttcagGTCATCATCTATcgatttgttttttttttctttttgatcatCCTCTTATCAGTTAACCACCACAGTTCATACCACAGTTTCTACTTTgaatcaccaccaccaccatgAATTCCATATTTAAACTACCTAATGAGGTCGTTCTAAATATACTCAAAAATCTCAGCACAGAGAAAGTAACTGAGCTCGTACATTACTACAAGAATATAGAATCAGCACTgccaattttggttttacTCTACCAACGTCTATTTGGTGGAGTTTTATTGATCCTGAATGGGGCACCTAGGGTTGATTTCACTAGAGATTACGGACTAACTATTGAtgcatttgaaaacaagatATTGAATGATTGCTCATTTGAAGGTAAAGCGTTTGAACAAGTTCGACCaaacttgattgaattcaaatttactAGGCAAACTGCCGATTATCACCAGTTtatcattgatttgaatgggcttcttcatcttcttgaGTCTGATGATCCAAAGATATGCAAGTACTTTGAACATGCGCAACGAATCAACATTCACATTGATGCTCATTTAGTTTTTATCGAAAATCCAGACTCACTCAATTCAATTATCATTAAGCTACTTTTGGAGCTAAGTCGACACAATTTAACGAAAAAGATTAACAAATTCACGATAAAATCCAGTGAAATTGGTAGTCTTTATGTTGCCCATTGGTCAAAACTATTTCAATACTTTAGTTCGTTAAGCACACTAGATCTTTCAGAGAACCTCATACGAAGTAACCACGAACATTTCTTGGACGTCTGGGGGATGCTGAAGAAGTTTCCAAGTACATTAACTACACTAAATATGAACAATAACATGTTGACCTACATTTCGAAAGATTTCATTTACAACCTACCCCCGAGTCTAgaagttttgttgatgaaccAAAATGATGTTGAGATCATTGAACCTTGTGATTTGCTGCAACCATTACCTCAATTAAGGAACTGGAGTTTAAACTATACTAAATTGTGTGTTCTCAGTCCCACCATGTTTAAAAATTGTGGAAAGGATTTCGTAttggaaatcaaatcaacttATTTGCCGGATAATGATTTAGAAAAGTTGCATGCGATTGCAAAGCATCGTGGGTTCAAGATTCTTCTTTAATGAAGAGGGGGGGCGGCGGAATTAACAGAACTTCACAACTTTTCGTTTATCAAGAACAATTGTGTATAATGTTGGAGAAATATATAGAATACTAAATAAACCTAGCCCCGATCATTATAAGATTGCTACGATCTTGATCCAATTATCAAGGTTGTACTTCGCTGAGCGAAATCAGCCCAACAGAATTCTAGATTCTCTGAGTATTACGCAGAtgaattttatttttccaTCAAATTTTAGGGTCCACCGAGTGGGCGAAAGCATATACTACAATCTCACAAATGATAACACTCAGGCGGCTTCTGTTCAGCTTCCTTACAAAAGCCTCTCGAGGGAGAGCAATTGGGCTTCAGGTAGCTTATCATTTGCCACGACACCGCATCATTACACAACGATCCTCAGTCTTGAATCAGATACGGCTAAATTCCACTAGCGCAAAGGAAGATCAGCCTTCATTGGTCGATCGACAAGGTTCAAATGCGCAAGTAGAACCCTCCTCTGATTTGTCTACGAAGGGTGGGAAGATCCCTCGATCCACGTTGTTCAAAGATTTACTTaagttgataaagttgGCGAAACCAGAATCCAAATTAATCATGTTTGCATTGTTATGTTTGGCTATTTCATCAGCGACGACCATGTCTTTGCCTTTGATAATTGGGAAAATTATAGACACGGCCAAACCGCTAGATGAAGgagaagatgatgaagagaaagaggGTGACGCAAAAGAAGCCGATGACAAGCAATTGATATTTGGATTGCCACCAACTCAATTCTATTCAGCATTAGCtgttgtatttgttgttgggtCAAGTGCAAATTTTGGTCGGATTTACTTACTAAGAACTGTTGGCGAAAAGCTTGTTGCAAGATTGAGATCACGATTGTTTTCGAAAATTTTGGCTCAAGATGCATATTTCTTTGATATTGGTCCTACCAAATTGGGTATGAAGACTGGTGATTTAATTTCCCGAATTGCAAGCGATACTCAAATCATATCGAAAAGTTTGAGTATGAATATTAGTGATGGAATGAGAAGTATTATCAGTGGGGTTGTGGGATTATCTATGATGTGTTATGTGTCTTGGAAGTTGACGTTGTGTATGAGTTTATTGTTTCCACCCTTGATTGCAATGTCATTTTTCTATGGAAGACGAATCAAGGCATTGTCAAGGTTGATCCAAGAAAATATAGGTGCATTGACTAAGGTTACTgaagaaaagttgaatgGTGTCAAAGTTATTCAATCATTTGCACAACAACAGTCAGTAGTACATGGATACAACAAGGAGATAAaaaacattttcaacagCTCATTAAGAGAGGGCAAACTTTCGGGTATTTACTTCTCTGTAAATGGATTTCTTGGGAATATAACCATGATTGGATTGTTGGTCATTGGTACCAAGCTTATCGGTATGAATGAATTGACCATTGGTGACTTGTCAAGCTTTATGATGTATGCTGTGTACACTGGCTCATCAGTTTTTGGGTTAGGTAATTTTTATACCGAATTGATGAAGGGATTGGGAGCAGCAGAGAGAGTGTTTGAGTTGGTAGAGTACAAGccaaaaatcatcaacaacatcgGAAAGAAACTGCGTCTCAAAGGTGAAATAGTCATCAAGAATGTTGACTTTACATACCCTTCAAGACCGGATGTTATATTTGAGAATTTAAATTTGCACATAAAGGAAGGAGAAAATATATGTCTAGTTGGGCCATCTGGTAGTGGAAAGTCCACCATTAGTCAGTTAATATTGCGTTTTTACGATCCCAACAATGGCCAAATTACCGTAGGTGATGATTCGTGTACTGACATTAAAGACTTGAACTTGAATGACTACCGAAGACAACTAGGTTATGTGCAACAAGAGCCACTATTGTTCAGTGGTACGGTTAGGGAGAACGTGACTTTTGGTAAACAAGATGCAACAGAGGAACAAATAGACAATGCATTGGAGTTGAGTCATTCTCTAGCATTTGTCAAGAATCTACCTGATGGATTGGATACCAAAATTGGCGCTTCTACTTCTACACAGTTGAGTGGGGGCCAAAAGCAGAGAATTTCATTGGCAAGAAGCTTGATAAAAGAtccaaaaattttaattttggaTGAAGCCACTTCAGCCTTGGATTCCATCAGTGAGGAGCAGGTGATGAAAAACTTGTCACGATTGAATAGAGAAAAAGGGGTTACAATCATTTCAATTGCCCATAGATTGTCCACAATAAAGAATAGTGACAGGGTGGTTGTATTTAATGAAAAAGGTGagattgttgaagatggtgaTTTTAACAAATTACACTACGATCGTAACAGtcatttcaacaagttaTTAAAAACCAACAAACTCGAGTAAATAAActttgtattttgtatatattgATCATAGAGAATTGATACTGAAATGTAGCAGCATAATTATACAGCCTGATTAAACCCTTTTGGTTATGCGTGTCTACTGTATGCATGTTCTTCACAAGCGAAGCAGTAAACGATCAACTGACGCTCCGCTGCCTGGTGTTAATCGTTCATTGTAGATCTATCTCGTGTGACAAACCAAGAATGgagtttaattttgtgtgACACATTTACCTGCTTCGTAATATTTCTTAACTCCGACTGTCCCTTTTTACGAAAGCACTTCCCAAAATAGCAACCGAAAGAATACTCCCCACTACAACTTTCCCACCAGCAATAAGTATGATGtagatcaaattgaacacATAAAAGTACCAAGCCCAGTAGTACTTAGAGGTACATGAGCTAAAGTGGCCTAATGGGCGGAAGAATAGTAAGTTGCTAAAAATCTGCTAAAGTTAATCTGGCCGTTATTTTCGGAGAACCTGAAATTTGAATGCGACGTAGTGCATAAAAAAACTTCCATGCATTGACTTTTATTCGGAATGTAAAATAATAGCAATCAAACATTGCTCCAGAGCCGAAACAAAAATAGATGGGGTGTATCGGATATACTGGATACATCATCAAAGATTTGGTATCctttttttattgattCATCTCGTAGATGTTATTCCCTAGTgtatttttaatttttagTATATTAATTGTATTACATTCCCCAGAAAAGCAACTtatacttttttttatatGATCTAACCCTTCTCATTGAGGATTTacatttttatttttttggtATCTTTATTCGTCCTGTGACATTATAATCATACAATCATCATCTAAGATACAAGCACCAAAGGGATTATCATCTGTTACTCTTCATAGCTACTTAGAACTAATTACTATTCTATCAAACACAATTACACAGGGTGTTTAAATATGTCACtaaatgattcaattctGTCCATTACGCATTCGGTTCAAGAATCCCTGGGCTCAAGAGGCGAACCTGATGAAGCCAATGACTCATACAACAATAACTCAACCGGCGATCGTAATGATGCTGATTCAAAGGGTGATCTGCATTCACGAGAAGGTAAGAGCGCAAATAAAACGACTATTGCTTTAGATGACCTGATCGGCCACACTAGAAATCACCTGGATTTAAAAGATAATCACACAAGCGATGATGCGAAAGGGACCCACAAAACTGGTCTAGATTCATATGCAGCATCCAGACggaaattgtcaaaagaTGACCACAAGACTCACCATCATCGCCGCAAAGATAGTGAAGACACCGATGAGGATCTTGCTATGCCATCCGGCGATATGGATACGAACTTTTTCTCCACATTGATGAACAACACTACCCTCAGTTCTGGATTTGGTTCCTTAAgacatttgaaaacttcAGCAATGGAGAATTTTTTAAAAGGAAAGAAGGATGAGGTGGACGAGGAAAAGCACCCCAATCATCATcgccaccaccaccaacgCCAACACAATTCACATCAAGGCAAACACTCGCATGGTTCTCCTAGTGGTACGTCACTGCCAAATCAGAGTACTCCTAGTTCACGTCCAATAAGCCCTCAACCTGACTTAAACCTTGAACACTCTGATGcttattcaaaaagaggTGCACACggatttcttcatcatgGCATTGCTAGTGGTGAGAACTCGACCGCGGAAGATTCAAGcgatgaagaggaagaagagtATGAAGCTTCGAGGTTGAGTACCCCAGGGGTAACTAGAAAGACGGCTGACGAGACTTTTCTCGCTAATGCAGAGTCCCCCGTTACAGGCACTGCAATGAATCTGGAAGTGACTTCGtattcaacattgaatAATGAACCATCTAATCACACTGAGCCCCTCACTGATAACGACACTCTCGCCAGTTCTCGGAGAAACACTATAGTTCTTGAAGGTGAAGGTATGGAAGGATTATCTAAAGATCAAATCGAGCATTTGACACCATTTCAGAAATCAGTAATTCACAGATTGGATCCTCATCACATCAAGGAAGGAGTTCTAGTAAAAGTTCGGaaccaacaaaatgaaCCTTTGGATGAACGTTTGAATGGTACGAGAAGATTGCTACGTTACAAAATTGCAGAGAGATTGACgaaaacatttgatttgagCCCTGATGATATATTTCACGGGAACTACAATGCTTGGTTGGTCAAAGATGTGATACTTCAAGGACACATATACTTGACCGAGAAAGCTTTGTTATACTTTGCCTTTTTACCAAGGCGATTAAGCGTTGAAGAGTCTTCCGATCCGAGgaattttgatgattctGCTAATACTGTTCACAAGGGGGCATTGGGCATGAAGACAGCAAAATATGGGGACTCCAAGTTCCAATCTGTTCTTACCCACAGGTATTGGGCAATTCTTCGTACGGATACCTTGACCATATACAGCTCATTCACGGATTTGTACTTTCCCCTTAAAGTTATCGACTTGAGGACCTGCTTGTATGCTGAAATAAACACCAAAGAAAAGATCAAAGATATAAGCTCGCCCATGCTGAGAGGTACACAGACCCCATCAGCTGGACGTAGTGGATATGGGTCGGGGTATAGCACACCACCAACGATCCTGGAAACAGCATCCGATCTTGACTCGATGCTTTCACAAGAAGGCTTTGAGGCCACCGAAGATAACGTTGAAGCAAGAAGTTCCTCTGTTTGGTTCAATTTGGTTgcgaaaaagaaaacataCAGATTTCAATGTGATAATTTGCATTCTGCAAGGCAATGGTGTAACAATTTGACAAagcaaatttttcaactaaATAATGCCACCACTAGCGGAGATGTATTTGTGAAGGTTCCTATTTCGAATATTACCGACTTTAGACGACGGACaatatttgaagaagaagaaagtaCTATCGATGATGCCGAAAATGATATACCATTAAGTTTCAGTATTAAATACGTCACCAATGATACTCTGGAGAAGAGGAAACGGGACAAAAtaaaagagaaattgaagcatGGAGAAGAGGAAATTATCCTTTTGATTCCAAAAAACGGTCTTGATTTTTTTAAGTCTTTTGAAGATGTGATGCAAAAGCAAGAAAACAGGACTCAAGaaaaacacaaaatgtTTAGTTCCAAGAAAccagatttggaaaaatcattttccaCATTGTCCCCGTCGATAAATGCAGTGgttcaaaatttgttaaatCATAATTTGCCAGAGGAGAAGCGAGAAAGCAAGTCTactttcaaaaaacttGGAAAATTTGGTTTGCCTTTCAAATCTGATGACACCCCGACGGCATTTGATGTAAGTGAAATGTCAGTGGACCAGGACCACCTTTCGTTTCCACATGCAATGTCAGAAAATATATTTAGAGATTTGGAGAttacatttgaatcaacgtttaaaaatttgaagGATGCGTCGGATAGATGGGATAATGACTTTCAACATACAATCACTGCAATTGATAACCTCCCAATTCCATCTTTTCTGATAGATCAGAAGGAGTCAAAAAGTCGAGGTTTTGGTAAAAGTataaaattgttttcaaatatggCAGCAAGGTTTTCTGCATCACCAATACACTACACCATACAAGATAAGTATTATGTTTCAGACCCCAAAGAACGTGAAATCGCTTTACAACATTTTCAAGAacatttttctttgtacaattccaaattgattgcATCATACTTCTGTCACTTGATCAGAACTGTTCCAGTGTATGGTAAGTTGTATGTTTCTGACCACGGAATTTGTTTCAGGAGTTTGCTTCCAGGTGTTTCCACAAAGATGATTCTTCCACTGACAAATATTGAAGGGGTCGAGCAAACTAGTGGTAAAATTTATGCGGGTACAAAGCTCACCTTACAAGGAGCTGAAGAGTTAGATTTGGAGTTTGCATTCGTCAAGTCTCGTGATGATTTCACCAGTGTTGCACTAGAATTATTGGAGAAACTTCACGCAAATGAAGGTTTCCGACCAGAACCACATGAATGGGGGCAAAATCATAATTTGGAGTTGTCCAAGACAAGAATGGAGTATTCTGACTCAGAGAGGAGAAAACTTGACGAAAAAGACAATCGAAgagatttggaaattgcTGAACTGAAAGTGAGTCTTGCCAGGTTGAAAATGTTTGAGGATCGATTGACAACAGCTTCTGGTTTAGACATTCCAATTATTTTGGAGGACTCGCcgtttttcaaaacagaAATAAAACCTTCAACGTCATATAATATTACACTTCTCACTATTGGTTCGCGTGGTGATGTTCAACCATATATTGCATTAGCATTGGGCTTGCAAAAAGAAGGACATGTGGTGACAATAGCTACACATGGTGAATTTAGAGATTGGGTAGAAAATGACCATCATATCAAGTTCAAAGAAATTGCCGGGAATCCAAGTGAGTTGATGTCATTTATGGTGGGACATAGTAGTTTATCCGTTACGTTTCTAAAGGACGCACAAGccaaattcaaagattggattgcaaaattgttAACAACTAGTTGGAATGCATGTCAAGGGGCGGATATTTTAATTGAGAGTCCTTCTGCAATGGCTGGAATACACATCGCTGAAGCTTTGGTAATTCCTTACTTTAGAGCATTTACAATGCCTTGGACAAGAACAAGGACATATCCACAAGCGTTTTTAGTGCCTGACCAAAAGCGAGGTGGTTCATACAACTACATGACCCATGTTCTATTCGACAATGTCTTTTGGAAAGGTATTCAAGCGCAAGTGAATAAATGGCGTGTTAAGGAGTTGGACTTgccaaaaacaaacttgTATCGTATGCTGCAGACAAAAGTACCGTTTTTGTATAATGTATCTCCATGTGTACTTCCACCCGCCAATGACTTTCCTGATTGGGTCAAGGTTACCGGATACTGGTTTTTGGATGAAGGTGGAAAGGATTACAAGCCACCCAAGGATTTAGTGGGATTCATTGATCAAGCAGCCAAGGAtgagaaaaagattgtttACATTGGATTTGGATCTATTGTTGTGAAGGATGCAGCATCATTAACCAAAGCTGTCATTGAAGCCGTACTTGAGGCTGATGTCAGGTGTATCTTAAATAAAGGATGGTCTGATCGTGGTAGTCATAAGgacaaaaataaaatggAAGTGGAATTACCTCCTGAAGTGTTTAATGCGGGGTCTGTTCCTCATGATTGGTTGTTGCCCAAAGTTGATGCGGCTGTTCACCATGGTGGATCTGGAACTACTGGTGCGGCACTAAAAGCAGGATGTCCTAGTATCATCAAACCATTCTTTGGTGATCAGTTCTTTTATGCGAGAAGGATCGAAGATATGGGTGCCGGATTGGcgttgaaaaagttgacGGCGAAATCGTTAGCAAAAGCACTTGTTACCGTCACTGAAGATGTGaagattattgaaaaagcaaaGAGTGTAAGTAATCAAATCGGTCATGAATATGGTGTGTTGAATGCTATTGAAGCAATTTATTCTGATTTGGAGTATGCAAGAAGCTTGATTTGGGCTAAAGAATTGCACAATGCTAATTACAAACGTCATCATCCTGATTTCAAAGCCCAATCTGGGTTGCAGACCGCTGAAGCCTCTGACGATGAGTCAGGAAGCGAGTATGACAGTGACAATACtagtgaagaagatgatgatgagggTGATATAACTGAACATGAAGTCGACGATGTGAAGCATAGCACGAAAAACGAACTGGACCTTAAAGTGAAGAGATGAAGCTAAGGAAAGTTTCTGTCCATCGCTTGAATGTATATTAGGCGCTAGAGTTAGAGTTTGTATAAGAGAGACATCAAATTTGTAACTTTCCTAATTGACTGGTATACTGCCAGACTACTGtatattttctttttgataaaagGGTCTTTAAAACCGACTATGTACtgaatttattttcaacGCCTGAATAGTGTCACGTGAAATTTGGCTATTGTGAGTAATAAATTGGAGAAGGACATTTAAATACTTAGAATACTACCAACGATTTGTATATTAAACTTCATTGCCAGTTACTCTTTGACACTTTGTACCACCGCGTTTACACAGTTCTTTACAAAAGAATCTACAAAAGACTACCCGCTCATCGAAAAACATTCGGATCCCAAATTTGACATCCAcagtttttttttattttttcattcattcaaatcagaCGTTGCATCGTGCAAAACATTTCAAACGccattgatattgataatttaatcaattaGATATTCACAATACTCCCAAAGACCACACGTAGTGGAGCGCTCATactaaattcaatttgaatccaATCCACTATGACAAATGTTTACAAGGATATAACAGAAGAACAAAGAGCAACCAATTCATATGCAAGCCTTGTGCCGGGTCAAACCATAGTCGAGATACCTGAGTACACGCTAGAGTGTGGTGAAACTTTGTATAATTTTCCCGTGGCATACAAGACG is from Candida orthopsilosis Co 90-125, chromosome 1 draft sequence and encodes:
- a CDS encoding Ugt51c1 UDP-glucose:sterol glucosyltransferase — protein: MSLNDSISSITHSVQESSGSRGEPDEANDSYNNNSTGDRNDADSKGDSHSREGKSANKTTIALDDSIGHTRNHSDLKDNHTSDDAKGTHKTGLDSYAASRRKLSKDDHKTHHHRRKDSEDTDEDLAMPSGDMDTNFFSTLMNNTTLSSGFGSLRHLKTSAMENFLKGKKDEVDEEKHPNHHRHHHQRQHNSHQGKHSHGSPSGTSSPNQSTPSSRPISPQPDLNLEHSDAYSKRGAHGFLHHGIASGENSTAEDSSDEEEEEYEASRLSTPGVTRKTADETFLANAESPVTGTAMNSEVTSYSTLNNEPSNHTEPLTDNDTLASSRRNTIVLEGEGMEGLSKDQIEHLTPFQKSVIHRLDPHHIKEGVLVKVRNQQNEPLDERLNGTRRLLRYKIAERLTKTFDLSPDDIFHGNYNAWLVKDVILQGHIYLTEKALLYFAFLPRRLSVEESSDPRNFDDSANTVHKGALGMKTAKYGDSKFQSVLTHRYWAILRTDTLTIYSSFTDLYFPLKVIDLRTCLYAEINTKEKIKDISSPMSRGTQTPSAGRSGYGSGYSTPPTISETASDLDSMLSQEGFEATEDNVEARSSSVWFNLVAKKKTYRFQCDNLHSARQWCNNLTKQIFQLNNATTSGDVFVKVPISNITDFRRRTIFEEEESTIDDAENDIPLSFSIKYVTNDTSEKRKRDKIKEKLKHGEEEIILLIPKNGLDFFKSFEDVMQKQENRTQEKHKMFSSKKPDLEKSFSTLSPSINAVVQNLLNHNLPEEKRESKSTFKKLGKFGLPFKSDDTPTAFDVSEMSVDQDHLSFPHAMSENIFRDLEITFESTFKNLKDASDRWDNDFQHTITAIDNLPIPSFSIDQKESKSRGFGKSIKLFSNMAARFSASPIHYTIQDKYYVSDPKEREIALQHFQEHFSLYNSKLIASYFCHLIRTVPVYGKLYVSDHGICFRSLLPGVSTKMILPSTNIEGVEQTSGKIYAGTKLTLQGAEELDLEFAFVKSRDDFTSVALELLEKLHANEGFRPEPHEWGQNHNLELSKTRMEYSDSERRKLDEKDNRRDLEIAESKVSLARLKMFEDRLTTASGLDIPIILEDSPFFKTEIKPSTSYNITLLTIGSRGDVQPYIALALGLQKEGHVVTIATHGEFRDWVENDHHIKFKEIAGNPSELMSFMVGHSSLSVTFLKDAQAKFKDWIAKLLTTSWNACQGADILIESPSAMAGIHIAEALVIPYFRAFTMPWTRTRTYPQAFLVPDQKRGGSYNYMTHVLFDNVFWKGIQAQVNKWRVKELDLPKTNLYRMSQTKVPFLYNVSPCVLPPANDFPDWVKVTGYWFLDEGGKDYKPPKDLVGFIDQAAKDEKKIVYIGFGSIVVKDAASLTKAVIEAVLEADVRCILNKGWSDRGSHKDKNKMEVELPPEVFNAGSVPHDWLLPKVDAAVHHGGSGTTGAALKAGCPSIIKPFFGDQFFYARRIEDMGAGLALKKLTAKSLAKALVTVTEDVKIIEKAKSVSNQIGHEYGVLNAIEAIYSDLEYARSLIWAKELHNANYKRHHPDFKAQSGLQTAEASDDESGSEYDSDNTSEEDDDEGDITEHEVDDVKHSTKNESDLKVKR
- a CDS encoding Mdl1 ABC transporter (mitochondrial, half-size MDR-subfamily member); the encoded protein is MITLRRLSFSFLTKASRGRAIGLQVAYHLPRHRIITQRSSVLNQIRLNSTSAKEDQPSLVDRQGSNAQVEPSSDLSTKGGKIPRSTLFKDLLKLIKLAKPESKLIMFALLCLAISSATTMSLPLIIGKIIDTAKPLDEGEDDEEKEGDAKEADDKQLIFGLPPTQFYSALAVVFVVGSSANFGRIYLLRTVGEKLVARLRSRLFSKILAQDAYFFDIGPTKLGMKTGDLISRIASDTQIISKSLSMNISDGMRSIISGVVGLSMMCYVSWKLTLCMSLLFPPLIAMSFFYGRRIKALSRLIQENIGALTKVTEEKLNGVKVIQSFAQQQSVVHGYNKEIKNIFNSSLREGKLSGIYFSVNGFLGNITMIGLLVIGTKLIGMNELTIGDLSSFMMYAVYTGSSVFGLGNFYTELMKGLGAAERVFELVEYKPKIINNIGKKSRLKGEIVIKNVDFTYPSRPDVIFENLNLHIKEGENICLVGPSGSGKSTISQLILRFYDPNNGQITVGDDSCTDIKDLNLNDYRRQLGYVQQEPLLFSGTVRENVTFGKQDATEEQIDNALELSHSLAFVKNLPDGLDTKIGASTSTQLSGGQKQRISLARSLIKDPKILILDEATSALDSISEEQVMKNLSRLNREKGVTIISIAHRLSTIKNSDRVVVFNEKGEIVEDGDFNKLHYDRNSHFNKLLKTNKLE